The region CGGCGCAACAGACGGGATTGGCCGGGCACTTGCAAAAATCTATCGGACGCGCGGAAATCGGTTAATACTGGTAGGCAGACGCCCACTGGACACACTCAATGATCCGTTATACACCAAAGACACATATTGTCGCGCAGACCTATCGCAGGACAAGTGTGCAGAACGGGTATGCGAATTTCTAAACGCGCAAAAAATCGACACCATAGATCTGGCCATTCAAAATGCTGGCACTGGATATTTTGGACCCATATCAGAACAAAGCGCGGAAAGCATTCGAGACATCACAGCAGTCAACTTGATGGCCCCCTTGCGCTTGACACACGCCCTCATTCCATACCTGCAAGCCAATGGAAAACTCGTACTCATCGGCTCAATCACACATGCCTTCCCCTGTCCCGATTACGCCGTGTACGCAGCCAGCAAAGAAGCCCTCAACACCCTGGGACGCAATTTGCAAATCGAGGGCGACATAAATGTACAGATCATTCACCCGGGAGCAACGCGCACAGGCTTGCATCGAAAAATTGGCATAGACAATGAAAAGACAAAGGAATTCCCATCCGCAGAAAGGATCGCCCAAAAAATCACACGGGTGATAGATGGACGGCGTTTTATCGCGACAATTGGGTGGCAAAACGCATGGGCGCGATTTTTGGGACGCTACTGCGAAGGCATAGTCAACGCCATGGTGCGAACAACGTGAAACACGCAGTCATTACAGGCGTAGCGCATGGAATTGGCAAAGCACTTGCCCATCGCTTCGCACAGGCGGGATATACCATAACGAGCGTGGATATAGATGCTGCGGGCGCAGCGAGAGTCGAACGAGAACTGGATGCGCGATTTGTCATTGCAGACCTGCGCTCAGAAGCGGACACCGCACGCGTAATCTCCGAACTGCTCCAGGGAAAACCCATTGATGTATTGATCCACAACGCGGGCATCAACGCCGTGGGACGATTCTCTAAAATAAGCATAGAAGCTCAAGAACAACTAATCGCCGTAAACTTCTACGCACCGATGCTAATCACAGCCGCATTACTCAAAGCTGACCAGATCACAAAAGGCGCGTCCATAGCCTTCATCTCTTCCCTTTCCCACTACACGAGCTATCCGGGTGCTGCAACTTATGCCGCGACCAAAAGCGGATTGGCCTCCTACGCACGCAGTTTATCCATCGCTCTCGCGCCGCAGAATATTCACGTCACAACAGTTTTTCCCGGCCCAACGCGCACAGCCCATGCGCGGCGTCACAGCCCGCACAACACACGCGAAGAAAAACGCATGCCACCCGAAACATTGGCGCACCACATCTTTCGAGGCATAAAAAAGAAAAAACACCTCATCGTACCAGGCGCAGCCAATCGAACACTCGCCCTCCTGGGCAAATGGTGCCCGCCCCTGATGGAATATGCGATGCGTAAGGTGATCCTGGAAAAGTTGTGAGGAAACGCTTATTAACAGCTATCGTTTTTTTCCCACAAAAAAAGGCCCCAAAGATTCGACATAAAGTGCGGTTTGCTGGGTCTTTCTCATATCCTGCACAACGCGAGAGAGCGGATAGAGTTCTGCACCGATCAAACCAATGACAAAATCATTGTCATCGGTATCGAGGCCATAGCTGGCCAGGCGAATATCGTGCGCATAATCTTCGCGTCCATAAGCGCGCCCAATAGAAGCGTGCTCCATCAAAATTTTGCGTTGCTCTCTGTGATCGAGACGAGCAAAAGCCCCATTGCGACGCAGTGGATACCAGATCGCCCAGGGCCATTCGGGATTGAGCACATTGTCTCGCGGTCGGTCAATAAGGGCATATTCGAGATCTGGCTCATAACCCGTGGCATACGTGCGCCCAAACATCGCAAGTTCAGGACGACGTGTACAGACAGCGAATGGATCGCTATTGAGCAACGCGCGAATATCCGTCACAAACAAATCCGGCGATTCGGTCAAAAAAACAATGCCAATGCCGCAGGGATCTTGCACATCGAGATAGAGCGCGGCATTGAGACCGCTTTGATCGAGCGCCTCAGATACAGCATCGACATCCCTGACACCCGTGAAAACCTGTAACTGCATGTAAAGCCGTCGATCACTCGTTTGCGGTTTCCCATCAACAGGCGCGCCGTGTTCGAGGATATCGAGTTTTTCTTTTGATTCAGAGGAATGATGCACGTCAATACACTCCTGATATTCAAAAGGATACTTACCAAATTGTTGCTACTTGCGATTGCTGAATTTTTTCATCTTTACTGATCAATTGCCCCACATTTCCTTACGGTTTTCACGTATTTCTTTATCCGTGATGTTTAGTCCTTTCCAGATACCTCGTAGAGATCTGTTTTGGGCCTTCTTTATCCCTTTAAGATCATGTTCGACTTG is a window of Gemmatimonadota bacterium DNA encoding:
- a CDS encoding SDR family NAD(P)-dependent oxidoreductase, producing the protein MQSKKTILITGATDGIGRALAKIYRTRGNRLILVGRRPLDTLNDPLYTKDTYCRADLSQDKCAERVCEFLNAQKIDTIDLAIQNAGTGYFGPISEQSAESIRDITAVNLMAPLRLTHALIPYLQANGKLVLIGSITHAFPCPDYAVYAASKEALNTLGRNLQIEGDINVQIIHPGATRTGLHRKIGIDNEKTKEFPSAERIAQKITRVIDGRRFIATIGWQNAWARFLGRYCEGIVNAMVRTT
- a CDS encoding chlorite dismutase family protein, with amino-acid sequence MHHSSESKEKLDILEHGAPVDGKPQTSDRRLYMQLQVFTGVRDVDAVSEALDQSGLNAALYLDVQDPCGIGIVFLTESPDLFVTDIRALLNSDPFAVCTRRPELAMFGRTYATGYEPDLEYALIDRPRDNVLNPEWPWAIWYPLRRNGAFARLDHREQRKILMEHASIGRAYGREDYAHDIRLASYGLDTDDNDFVIGLIGAELYPLSRVVQDMRKTQQTALYVESLGPFFVGKKR
- a CDS encoding SDR family NAD(P)-dependent oxidoreductase → MKHAVITGVAHGIGKALAHRFAQAGYTITSVDIDAAGAARVERELDARFVIADLRSEADTARVISELLQGKPIDVLIHNAGINAVGRFSKISIEAQEQLIAVNFYAPMLITAALLKADQITKGASIAFISSLSHYTSYPGAATYAATKSGLASYARSLSIALAPQNIHVTTVFPGPTRTAHARRHSPHNTREEKRMPPETLAHHIFRGIKKKKHLIVPGAANRTLALLGKWCPPLMEYAMRKVILEKL